Proteins from one Bacteroides zhangwenhongii genomic window:
- a CDS encoding clostripain-related cysteine peptidase: protein MKKIKILFVFVCLSTFLSACGDDNDTSVPVAVKTVLMYLVGDNNISGQIYNNIASVERGLGEVTSPGTFVIYWDGGSRKGEFPVPTLFKYEVDGKGSVSKREVIKTYSSQNSVSNEVVINVLKDVETYCPAERYSLIFGSHATGWLPVDDSKSRSFGDDSGAKINIPDLSKALAQSGIHFDYILFDACLMSQVEVAYELRNAADYLILSPAEVMSAGFPYFKMTKYLLSADNSEQSAINIAKDFIDYYKNEYSYSWGTIAVIKTNEISALADVTCSIMKQYQDNLVKFDNSKIDYFQAHYGYGRSPLDHSTYDFRAFIRELTDGNIPSDFEEQLDRVVVYKDYVDDDKLVDIDSDIYSGIGCYIPDTRYLKWNAFFRTLQWHSAAGWDGVGR from the coding sequence ATGAAAAAGATTAAAATACTATTTGTGTTTGTATGTTTGTCAACTTTTTTATCGGCATGTGGTGATGATAATGATACCTCTGTTCCGGTGGCGGTAAAAACAGTCTTGATGTATCTTGTTGGAGATAATAATATCAGTGGTCAGATATACAACAATATAGCATCAGTAGAACGAGGATTGGGTGAAGTTACGTCTCCCGGTACATTTGTAATTTATTGGGATGGTGGCAGTAGAAAAGGTGAATTTCCTGTTCCAACTCTGTTTAAGTATGAAGTGGATGGCAAAGGTTCTGTCAGTAAAAGAGAGGTAATAAAAACTTATAGTAGCCAGAATTCCGTATCGAATGAGGTGGTAATTAATGTTTTGAAAGATGTGGAGACTTATTGTCCAGCTGAAAGGTATAGTCTGATTTTTGGCTCTCACGCTACTGGATGGTTACCAGTAGATGATAGTAAAAGTCGTTCTTTTGGAGATGATAGTGGAGCTAAAATAAATATTCCTGATTTATCGAAGGCTTTGGCGCAATCCGGTATCCATTTTGATTATATATTATTTGATGCTTGTTTAATGTCGCAAGTTGAGGTTGCTTATGAATTAAGGAATGCTGCTGATTATTTAATTCTTTCTCCTGCAGAGGTTATGAGTGCGGGATTTCCTTATTTCAAGATGACGAAATATTTATTGTCTGCGGATAATTCAGAGCAGAGTGCTATAAATATTGCAAAGGATTTTATTGATTACTATAAAAATGAATATAGTTATTCGTGGGGTACTATTGCGGTAATAAAAACGAATGAAATATCGGCATTGGCGGATGTTACTTGCTCAATTATGAAACAGTATCAGGACAATCTGGTTAAGTTTGATAATAGTAAAATAGATTATTTTCAAGCCCATTATGGTTATGGAAGATCTCCTTTGGATCATTCGACATATGATTTTCGAGCTTTTATACGTGAACTGACCGATGGTAATATTCCTTCTGATTTTGAAGAACAATTAGATAGAGTTGTTGTGTATAAGGATTATGTTGATGATGATAAATTAGTGGATATAGATTCAGATATATATTCGGGTATTGGGTGTTATATACCGGATACTAGGTATTTGAAATGGAATGCTTTTTTTAGGACTCTGCAATGGCATTCGGCTGCCGGATGGGATGGAGTAGGCAGGTAA